Part of the Lolium rigidum isolate FL_2022 chromosome 6, APGP_CSIRO_Lrig_0.1, whole genome shotgun sequence genome, AAGTCCACTACTACCTCACTCAATCTCAAGCCCCACCTGAACTTTTCAAAAGAATGGAAGTTTACAGGTTTGTTGTGTCCCAAGTCTCTAGACTCTATCAACTACTCTGCCAAGACTCGTGGCCCGTTCTCCTGCAACCCTAAGCTCGAAACTCATGTTCCATTCACTGGCTGTGGCCCGTTCTCCTGCATTGTACAGCAGCATAATAAACAAATcaatctccaaagcaaaaaaaagtGTTCTTTTCAATTGTTTAAGTTTGgggggcatagctctactcatcaaGGTTTAAATTATAGTGCTCAAAAACATTATGTCTGAAGTTAGTATTGTTCATAATACCACCAGTCCACACTGAAACATAAGTTTTTGTCCATACTGAATAGAAAATGATCTGTTATGGTTCATCTTCAGTTTCATAGATTTCTGTTAGAAATTCATATTGTGTATGACGGAGAGCACAACCTTTGACCTGAGCATGACGATGACATAACTTTCTTCTGTTCATCAATATACAAGTTCTATTGATTATGTTAagatcaaacatcacatgaaataTTAATCCTTAAACTGGCTAGCAACTATAGTCAAATGATAATTTCACATGATGCAACACAAAGCTGTAAATATGAGTATATAAAAGAATATTTTCATATCTGACCAGATGCAATGGATTCGAGAAACAAATTGCAACAGAGCATTCCTGAAGAGCTGACTATAATTCAATTGTTTAATAATTAGTGCTGGAAGCTCTTCACAAAATCAGGTTAATATTGCTAGTCAACAGACAAGTGGATAATCTAACTCTATTCGTCATCCGTTACAACAGACAAACAGAAGCATGAAACACACGTATATTTGGTATATATTTATTCGTAAGAAGACCACTGGATTATCTCTAAAAAGGAACAAGCCATGGAGAAAAAGCAAAGTCAATTCTTCAGTTACAAAAGACATGAGGCAGCTAGATTGCTAACTATTGAATGCTAAGAATATCAGTAGataaagtaaataaagcagaGTCAAGTCTTCAGTTCAAGAAAAAAGAGGCACGAGTCAGATCAGTTGGCAAAGATTTCAAAAGTAGACAAAAGATGATTTTAGCATGAACGCACATGACAGACATTTCAGCCCAAAAGAATATTGAGAAATATAACGCAACCATGTTACATTAAACGAAGAAGCTAGTGGTGGATACACTTCATACATATTACAGTTCATGAGGATACAAACAGCCAGGCCTTTAAGAAGCACCACCACACTGAAATGGAAAGGCTAAGTGTTGACAACATAAGCATTTCGGTGCGATGAAAGGCCAAGTGTTCACAACATAACCCTCTATTGTCGGAAAGAAGTTATGCTGAACAAGAGTTTGCTTGAGACGAAGTTGAGAAATACCAAGACATTTTGTATAGAACTTGGCGACCAACTTGCCAACTATGTCAATCTGAAGTAGCCACTCGCTTGTTTGTACCAGAATGAGCACATCATTATCATCCGAAGACGAAACCACCAGATTCCAGTACTTGCTAAGTCCAAACCGCCCGGTGAGCTCTGCAACCGGCAATTCAACCCGGCATTTGAAGGCCCATACTTCGCTGTCATAGTCCTGCATCATCCAGATATCGATGGTTGTCACCGCATCATTGAAGCTGGCCATGCCAAGCATTCCATCCACCTCAAACAGGTCAGCAGTGGCACGAACGGGCGGAGCGGGCATCTGCCTGAACACCTCAGCTGTGGCGTCGAATACCATTATGATGTTGCTTATGACCTCGACCATCGCTACAAACCAGTGCAGGTTGCCACGGCAAAGGACAGATACGAGCAAATGAATCAGCTCCTCCGCCTC contains:
- the LOC124659100 gene encoding uncharacterized protein LOC124659100; translation: MYPHPPTGEYRLLLYPDGTWMYDERPPGIQEACYVYTVGSCQPPRHIGWMEAEELIHLLVSVLCRGNLHWFVAMVEVISNIIMVFDATAEVFRQMPAPPVRATADLFEVDGMLGMASFNDAVTTIDIWMMQDYDSEVWAFKCRVELPVAELTGRFGLSKYWNLVVSSSDDNDVLILVQTSEWLLQIDIVGKLVAKFYTKCLGISQLRLKQTLVQHNFFPTIEGYVVNTWPFIAPKCLCCQHLAFPFQCGGAS